A window from Aquabacterium sp. NJ1 encodes these proteins:
- a CDS encoding DUF4404 family protein, which produces MDKQELAALLKKLQAELESGQPVDGQLKQQLQALDQDIQKVLAQGSPQARDTDEASLGERATEIEARFASEHPYLASTLRDVMDTLGKMGI; this is translated from the coding sequence ATGGACAAACAAGAATTGGCAGCGTTGTTGAAGAAGCTGCAGGCAGAACTGGAATCGGGGCAACCGGTTGACGGCCAGCTCAAGCAGCAGTTGCAGGCGCTGGATCAGGACATCCAGAAAGTGCTGGCACAAGGCAGCCCTCAGGCTCGCGACACCGACGAAGCATCGCTGGGGGAGCGCGCCACGGAAATCGAAGCGCGTTTTGCCAGCGAGCACCCCTATCTGGCCAGCACCTTGCGCGATGTGATGGACACCCTGGGCAAGATGGGCATTTGA
- a CDS encoding glutathione S-transferase, whose protein sequence is MNSATPGLTLYTFAMSHYSEKIRWTLDHSRLPYREVCMTPVFHMVPALRMGKRRQTTLPILQTPHRAIQDSPRILDWLAENLGPLDALPQNGMKQVREVEQRFDAIGKDVARFLYANSFGTADEHIKRLWVEHATPGQAAFIRAAYPIIRWGFKRKLHITPKHSEIARARITQAMDWLEGQLRDGRIYLVQDRFSAADITAASLLAPIACPAEHPVYGDPQFARSMAAAIAPWRDRPALQWVRQTYAKHRGSLQGGAFSPQARRLGA, encoded by the coding sequence CTGGACGCTGGACCACAGCCGCCTCCCCTACCGAGAGGTCTGCATGACACCGGTTTTTCACATGGTGCCAGCCCTGCGCATGGGCAAACGGAGGCAGACCACCCTGCCCATCCTGCAAACACCTCATCGGGCCATTCAGGACAGCCCCCGCATCCTCGATTGGCTGGCGGAGAACCTTGGCCCGCTGGACGCCTTGCCCCAAAACGGCATGAAACAGGTCCGCGAGGTAGAGCAACGCTTCGACGCCATTGGCAAAGACGTGGCGCGCTTCCTGTATGCCAACAGCTTCGGCACGGCCGACGAACACATCAAGCGCCTGTGGGTGGAGCACGCCACGCCAGGCCAGGCCGCGTTCATCCGTGCCGCCTACCCCATCATCCGCTGGGGGTTCAAACGCAAGCTGCACATCACACCCAAGCACAGTGAGATTGCGCGCGCTCGCATCACGCAAGCCATGGATTGGCTGGAAGGCCAGTTGCGAGATGGGCGCATCTACCTGGTTCAGGATCGCTTCTCGGCGGCGGACATCACGGCCGCATCCCTGCTGGCACCCATTGCCTGCCCGGCCGAACACCCTGTCTACGGCGACCCGCAGTTCGCCCGAAGCATGGCCGCCGCCATTGCGCCATGGCGAGACCGCCCCGCCCTGCAATGGGTCAGGCAGACGTATGCAAAACACCGCGGCAGCCTTCAGGGCGGCGCGTTTTCACCACAAGCACGGAGACTGGGCGCGTGA